GAATTGAATTCTTTTGCTTGGTTGGACAGGTGTAGACAGCTAGAGGCACAGAATTAAAGAGTAAAGATTATAAATGAGTGAAAACCATGTAACAGCAATAGAGAAcatttatcttttatcttttttcatACTTTAACTAGAAATACCTTGTTTTAAATGAGCAACTTGCAAAATAGAACACTCAAAAATTCTTATGTGatttaagtaaataaaaaagacaaaaaaagacctTACTTTTAGAAGCATGATGTCATATCCATGGCCAACATTCTTATAATTTGGATGTTTGTATTTCTTGGCAATCTTCATTTTCTTCTCAGCCTTCGTGAGGTTGTGGTTACCAAGAACTACACGTTTAAGATTCCTGAATAAGATATAATTCTGAGGTCATTAGAACGAGATTTTCTGCAGTTGCATGCACAACAACATGAACAAAAACTAAAtgataaatttattttttattaaattcaattttatttattcactacAACAGTTACTTCAGGGTTCTTAGCACAATTGGTGCAATAATTCAGATGGTATCagaattattaaattattatattaCTGTGATCATTAGATACATAtacttacaaacacacacatacagtgtatatatatatatatagagagagagagagagagagagagagagagagagagagagaagcataGGACATTTAAGGCCATCATTTGTTTTCCTAATCAGAAATTTCCTCAAAGAGATGATTACTTACAGGTCACAGTGTGCAGCAGTCATTACAAAGTCCTCAGACACAAGAAATCCTCCACAAACATGGTTGCCTCTGTAATCCTGCACTGATGCCATATACAGCATTTCGTTGTCTGGGGCTATTTTCCCATCTATAATTTTACTTCCAAGGACTAATGGCAACTTACCATTTTGCCCGAGGAATGTCAACACATGAATCACCATAAAGTGTTGCAGAGCAAACATCTTGGTGGTGAAAGGCTCGATCTGTTACCTTGAGACCGACGGGTCAGTCCTTTAAAGCAGTTTGTACTGACTAATATCTGACTTCCAACCACTTCCTGTAAGAAGTGTGGTTTTGAAACTTTCCACAGCAAATAAGTCACTATTACTGTCGATCACCATCTGTTATATATGTGCACCCATTTCTCACTAATATGTCTTACTGACAAAGTCTCTCTTTCTTTTACTATGGGTGGACAAGATGCTTTTGCTTGGAACTAGAAAACCAAAATCAAACTGCAGGGCTTAAATAGATACTTGAAgattttcacatttgttttttgctttccttTCTATTTAATCAAGAGTCATGTTTAGAGAGCTGTGAACTTGGAGAAAGAGGAAACATGTAAAGTGatattgatatttattttattaatatggcATTAACAACACCTGTCACGGCTGGGGAGCAGTCGTGTGGAGTATTGAAAAAAGGATCCAAAATGCAGGTACAGGCTGGGGTGCGAGTGAGTGTTTATTTACAGCGGTGATAAGgtgacaaaaacaggaagagcagAGCGGGGAGTaaacaaacctaaactgggaaaactaaaaaacaaaacttaaaccaGACACTCACGGGAGGAGGagcaaaatgcacaaagagagatggcagagagacgcagaatGAATACCGGGTAACATAGAATAATGCAGACTGACATGGAATTAAACAGATGACgcaacagagagcacaggaacacacagggcttaaatacacaggggcgtaatcagggaatgggcaacaggagggagacacagctgggagaaatgaggctaacgagacaggggagaggtaaaactgaacacactgacatgagacatgaactttcagaataaaacaggaaacacacagacagagagaaccAGACAGGACACTGAACTAGACAGGCAGACTCACGAGCGGACACAGTGACACCaaggacagacagagggaacacagaagGGGGAGCAAGCAGGcaaagaacagaaacctaacacatggcaaatcacaacagaatacatactcggaatgaacaaaagcataagcaaacacaaaacactgagtcggcaggctcaggaccatgacaacaCCAGAGAAACATGGAGAGTAGTACTTTGGCAAAACACTATCATGTTGTAAAGATCATAAGTATTAGCAAGCTTTTAGCTTCTCTAAATTCTGTGCTTATTGTCCTTCACATTATTGTAATTTTATGATTGAGTTACTATTATCACAgacatgtttattttattatttgcaagaaatataaaataaccATAAAttatgaagaaagaaaacaattcaCCATCTACAACTCTCAGGTCATCAACAATTCTATTATAAGCACCAAACTCTGTACAGTTTGCTAGAATTGTACAGTTTTTACAATTCTAACAACCATGAAcatcaatatttggtatgagaACCTTAAATCTTCAACTCTCTTAGCCaagcttttttgtttctttacgcggtcttcaggaatagttctgcaAGATTCTTGAAGgatattcaaagctcttctttggatgtttctgcctttttgtTCTATTCTCTGTCAAGTTGattccacactgcttcaataaagtCAAAGTCCAGGTTCTGGGGAGTCCAATCCATGGCTGACAGTGTTCCATTGTGtgcttttctatccaggtatgcctTTACttcactggcagtgtgtttaggAAAATTGACAGATGATGATGAACTGATGAATGAATACATTTCAAACcaaatgctttccagatggtactggatgatgaataaaaataccactggctgaaatgcaccATTTTTTATGGATGActgcagacactcactgttTACCTCTCTCCCGACTTCCTGTGTCCATGCTGAGGATGATTTAAACCAaagatttcaaatttggattaatgactccatcagacctgttgccagTGCTTAAGCTTGTTTTcattgtaaaaaagaaaattcaacCCAATTTCAGTATGGTATCTTCATGTTGTGTTCATTTCACATTAAACAGTTTTGTGTTCCAAGTCAAAAGTGACCGTTCTATTAAGACTCATCataaaaactataataataGATATTTTTCActatttgttgtgtttgatgtttttatcaacTGAAGTTCTTGAGAACATGACAATTTTTGAACTTGAATTTAAGGCATATAAACTCAGATTAATGAAACATACATGTATATTTTGACTATAAGAATTAATCAGTTGAAACATACTATACTATTTATCACAGACTACTTTAGGTCAAGGTTACCaataacatttgttttgaaaccatttaaattttttttacacagttGTGTAAAATAATACATGTTCTGTTACCACTTAAAAGTGACCAGTGATATTGTATTTGTATATGGAGGAAGAATATCCCAAAATTACGCTTTCTTCTGATACAGCTCATGTTATCTTGTGTCCCTGAGACCAGACAGAACCACAAACTTCACTTGGCTCATTTCAGGAACACCATCTGCAGGTTTCCCAATATAAACCGGGATAGTCCAGGCATAACTTGTCCTGGCATCACATGTTGCCCACAATTTTATGCCATATTTAGACTGCTTGCTTGGCATATACTGTTTGTCCCTTAAAAAACTGACAGATGCTCATCCACTGTGACGTTGGGACTTGATATATAGATGAGTAGCTGGCATTCCTCACACACTTCTCCCAAAACTTTCTGATCACTGCCATTTTGTGTTAATGACAATGATCTGATCTTGTATCATGGTTGTCAAAGCAAATCACCCATAACAACATGTAAATTTTCAGGGGTGACATGGTGGTCCTAAGAATTGTCCATCCAGGCTCTGCATCCCATGAACTGCTGGTAGATTACTATCTGGACTTGTACACAACACTTAAAATCAAGTCATGAATGCTTTGATGTCTTTCTGGGATACCTCCTTCCATTTGTCTTTCTAAATCTGTTTCCCCTCAAAGTTGGTTGAGTTTAACACTATGGTACTTTagcacttggtgttcgctctcgctctctgcggtagagtatcacttcctgggacggtctagccttcagatttgtgtcaccgctgtgtcggtggagtttaattaactcggccgtctgctccttgctatctaaaatataacaggacactggcggaaaaaattctcgaccgtctcacacttctgtttaatcagttttctgtttaacgtttattcagctgtgtgaaaatcccggaggaacccacccgatggattaataaagttttaatctaataactttgatctcagccaaaccgatttactccagaacaaataaaacacagaaaaaaggcaaacaattacatttttaagttatctgagtgacttatatatcatgtttaacctgagtagcgaaagagcggggatctgaaaacgatgaagccgggagtccactgctctcgccggctggagtgaccattgaaccccccggcctgctatcgagcgggtgggtaacagacatctccgaaaacgtcggcacacttttgcaaatatgcgatgtcttgataaaccaagcaggtATTtgtaatttacacagctactttctggccttaaaatatgttaaaagtttattttgtgacccagaaagattaataagagtaatttgaAAACTTAGtagtggccgccattgttggcagctgaaatttggctgggccgtgctttgaattctgggatatggtgggccacgaaggacataCCCGAtgtcactacccgatccgtgccggaaacccgatcggtaccccgcatgcgcgaaaggtgtctacttccgtatcattcaaatatattgaatgtcgcaatgttggcaaagagaggaagtgacgtaacattcgcgcatgcggggtaccgatcgggtttccggtacggatcgggtagcgacacctgacccatccttcaaattcggggaaatgaaggacacatttgtcggcggcatttgaaggagtcgacgaattgggacagccttcatcgcctggctgtgacgtaatcggccttcaaatgcggcctccggaggatgcagccgacgttttgggacacagcttgtgTCTGTACTGTTTTGCTAGCTTAGCTGAGCTTGTAGCCAACTCGTTAGctccatggctacttcacctgttcctcctgcactttcctgctcattgtgtcagatgtttagttactcctcagcctccttcagcagtaatgatacttgtaacaaatgtaacatatttgcagctctggaggccaggattactgaattggagactcggcttcgcaccttTCATTCagccgtagctagccaggcccctgtagctggtgcagccgaagatagcgtaggccccgctagctgttccccggcagaccccaagcagttGGTGAAAGAGGgtggctgggtgacggtgaggaggaagcatagtctcaAACAGAAGCCCcgggtacaccaccaacctgttcatgggTCTAACcaacacacccgccgggggtcaaagtctggtaattggtgattctgttcacagactttttttttttttttttttttttattgtacaaGTTAACAAATACAGCGCATATCTtacaaatcaaaaagaaatgtaCAAGTATAAGTGGTTAAGAACAAAGCAGCCATCGAACAGAGTTCTGTTcacagacatgtgaagctagagacaccggcaaccagtgttgggtaagttactttaaaaaagtaatgaaTTACTAatcaatattgtatttaaaatacttatctaattactgtgtcagaaaagtaacttaattactcaataagtaatttaactaaatactttttaaaatcccTATAAACCTTGAGTGGACAAACTATAgaaattaaactctttaaataataaataattttttttaaagacggaGACTCTACAGTGCGCAGCGGTAGCATCTCTTCCACAATGTAGCCTGCAATTATTTTCTTAAGCTCACCTTCAGATGCgttctgtgctgctgaagtaaaaTCAAGTTTTGCCTGCTTAGCAGGAGTTGCATCCATGGATGATGAACAAGGATCACTCAGAAGTGTTCGTCTATGCTCTCCTGTCAGGCGCTTCAGTAGATTACTCATGCTATTAACAGTGGCCGATAGTTTTTACATATTACTGTAATGTTcttgtctgcttgtttcagaaaagTGAAGAGACGGGAATATGTCCATTTCATAAAACAGCCACTCGCTTCAGCCGAGTCCGACATCTTCCACTTTAGAATACGACTATGCAGCAAACTGGCGCGAAATGACGTGCAGCTGCACTACAGCGATGTTAAAGCAGCAGTTTACTTCTtcgtttagaagataaattattgaaattaaataatgatattcagcgagtttaattattttacaatgtaacgcaagtacattgtaagtaactgtaattaaaatacctaaaaataaacagtaatcagttactctactttttcagtggaaagggatttaattacagtaacgtgttacacccaacactgccggcaaccatagtcaattgttttccaggggccagagcaggcgacatttaggggatttaaaactgctggctaagggttgAAGCGAGATCggtcaactgtagaccagacaacaaacgacggaggcccagaagagtgcaatcaaacgatgagtttattgacaacggagaacaaccatcagcatatggcttatttgctctgacagaaatacactgagttctggttttatagcatagaggatcacacccccacatacacgtcaatacaggtcaaaaatacattatgtccagtcattgtttacagacaagggtacatcttgtacatctctaataactatgaacagacatataacttctctttttgataacaccttccttttaaggtaataacttcaagcttcagggcctctaagggctaataatggaccctcgtcctcaatcactaagtagactgaattggcgcaggtctcaaataagaagcagaagacacttgggccttcgctcaggcctgctactagatttatgtgtattgtaagcatgcatgcaattaacctgctatgttctcatcttccctcaacatgtatcacctggacactctcaccagtgaagcttaaaaccctcttggatagaacatcaactctaaacaagcacagttatgcattgtgtatagaatgaactcaacctgtgaatagaatgaatgtgatgacaaacatattcaatgcaatatgaaccctgtaaacaatattactgataaaataatactgtagaacatgttattaatgcatttatcataaggcagagtatatggcagcaataaaagaatctctaaatcccaacaggGTAAacataaatacagtaaaatcataattcatgtcggcagtaatgacacccggttacgccaatcgaaggtcactaaaatcaatattgaatcggtgtgtaactttgccaaaacaatgtcggactctgtagttttctctggtcccctccccaatcagaccaggagtgacatgtttagctgcatgttctccttaaattgctggctgtctgagtggtgtcccagaaacgatgtgggcttcatagataattggcaaaccttctggaggaaacctggtcttattaggagagacggcatccatcccactttggatggagcagctctcagttgggaccaggaagcagagttgcagtcttacacaactctctgcagcttctctcctcctgctacccccccaaaaacccatctccattgagactgtgtcagctcccaaacagacaaaaaacaaaccaaaaaccagcaataaacaacttaaacataaaaaatcacaaagaaagaacaatacagtatccacatctgaaccaaagagtaaaacaatgaaatgtggattattaaatattaggtctctctcctccaagtctctgttagtacatgacttaataattgatcaacaaatcgatttactctgccttacagaaacctggttgcagcaggatgattatatACGTTTAAATCAATCAacagtcattctaactaccagaaatctcgaagcacaggccgagggggcggtgtggcagcaatttttcacaccagcctattaattaacaaaagaccaagagagacttttaattcatttgaaagcctgatgcttaaccttgtccaccccagctgtaaaactcagaaaccagtcttacttgttatcatctatcgtccactaTCGTCCGTAGACTTTATCACactagatgtctttctgaaagcgctgtaactaagtttaagaatataatccacccactgttatcatcttcaatgctcctagagcagagcagctatctgaacactactccaacagaggtcgattatcttgttaataattttacctcctctctacgtacgactctggatactgtagctcctgtgaaaactaaggtctcaaatccgaagtacctgactccgtggtataattctcaaacacgtagcctaaagcagataactcgtaagctggagaggaaatggcgtgtcacaaatttagaggatcatcatttagcctggagaaatagtttgctgctttataagaaagccctccataaagccagaacatcttactattcgtcactgattgaagaaaataagaacaaccccaggtttctcttcagcactgtagccaggctgacaaaaagtcagagctctactgagccaacaatccctttaacattaactagtaatgacttcatgaacttcttcacaaataaaatttttatcattagagaaaaaattaccaataatcatcccacagatgtaacattatctacagctacttttagtaccatcaatgttaagttagactctttttctccaattgatctttctgagttaacttcaataattacttcctccaaaccatcaacgtgtcttttagaccccattcctacaaaactgctcaaagaagtcctgccattaattaattcttcgatcttaaatatgatcaacctatctctaataatcagctatgtaccacaggccttcaaggtggctgtagttaaacctttacttaaaaagcatctctagacccagctgtcttagctaattataggccaatctccaaccttcctttcatatcaaacatccttgaaagagtagttgtcaaacagctaacagatcatctgcagaggaatggcttatttgaagagtttcagtcaggtttcagagctcatcacagcacagaaacagctttcgtgaaggttacaaatgatcttcttatggcctctgacagtggactcatctcagtgctaggaccaattctgtttacattatacatgcttcccttaggcaacatcattagaagacatagcatacatttagactgctatgcagatgacacgcagctctatctatccatgaagccaggtaacacacaccaattagttaaactgcaggaatgtcttaaagacataaagacctgaatggccgctaactttctgcttcttaattcagatcaaactgaggttattgtactcggccctgaaaatcttagaaatatggtatctaagcagattcttactctggatggcattaccttggcctccagtaacactgtgaggaaccttggagtcattcttgaccaggacatgtccttcaatgcacatattaaacaaatatgtaagactgctttcttccatttgtgcaacatctctaaaattagaaatatcctgtctcagagtgatgctgaaaaactagttcatgcatttattacttccaggctggactactgtaattcatattatcaggatgtcctaaaaactccacgaaaagccttcagttaatccaaaatgctgcagcaagagtcctgacagggactagaaagagagagcagatttatcctgttttggcttcccttctttggcttcctgttaaatccagaattgaattcaaaatcctgctcctcacatacaaggtcttaaataatcaggccccatcttatcttaatgaccttgtagtaccatatcaccctattagagcacttcgctcttgcactgcaggcctacttgttgttcctagagtatttaaaagtagaatgggaggcagagccttcagttttcaggcccctcttctgtggaaccagcttccagtttggattcgggagacagacactatctctactttcaagattaggcttcaaactttcctttttgctaaagcatatagttagggctggaccaggtgaccctgaatcctcctttagttatgctgcaatagacgtaggctgccggggattcccatgatgcattgagtttttcccttccagtcacctttctcactcactatgtgttaatagacctctctgcatcgaatcatatctgttattaatctctgtctctcttccacagcatgtcttttatcctgtcttccttctctcaccccaaacggtcgcagcagatggccccgcccctccctgagcctggttctaccggaggtttcttcctgttaaaagggagtttttccttcccactgtcgccaaagtgcttgctcatagggggtcatatgattgttgggtttttctctgtatctatgaagcgccttgaggtgacttttgttgtgatttggcgctatataaataaaattgaattgaattgaatttcaaaGTTGATTTCCTATTACATGAAACAAAGGTTGCCTTAAAAATGATTACTTAAACCTCGCTCCACAAATCTTCCACAATAATAATCAAACTTTTTCCTGCATTGATGCTATATTATATGATGCtgtataaaaaaatgttttgttttatgtggcTATTTAGTATTTACCCACTTATTTCCCCACTAAGCGCATTaggaggaaatgaaaaaaatatttaaaaatggctAGAGGAACAAATTCATATGTTACAGATTACCACTGTGCATTTTAATCTTGTTTAAACAGTTTGCTTGCTTAATAGCTATTAATTTTATCCTGATTATTATACAAAATAAGTTATGTAAAATGTTAACTTACTGAGGTTTGAATTTCAGACTTTCGATAACTTTTTGATAATCAGATCGTTTTCCTGTTACATTTAGTCATCTTTCGTAGACCACAGGAagcaacatctgtcagtctTATCACCAGATCAACACATCGTAGACATCTGATCTCTTCTTGGTTTCTATACCTTTATGTTTTTCTGTGCTGGGGTCTATGACCACATCCTCTagtgcattttctcagtctatATGCAGATATTAGTATCTACTTCTCTTTGCTGATAGATATTATTTCAATAAATCAAACGAATCTAAAGTATAAGTCAAATTCATCATGGTTaccaaatattttaaaaaattgtaaaaactaTGTCTTTAACTTGTAATCTGTGATATGCTGTAATCGTGTTTTGTTTGAATACTTCTCTTTTACACATATTAGCTTCTTAACAAAGCAAATTAAGAAAGTCTCACATACACATTTATACATACAGCCTCAAGTTGATGAGTGTTTTAAACTGATAAATCATCAACTGTGTAAGCAGCACATTTCAGTTTGAAATAAAACTGGGCATAAAGATAACCGATACATTCTTATTACTAGTGCCTTATAAATTCTACATGggagaaagataaaaaaaataaataaaaaagatgtCTGATTTGACTGCTGTTACTTACATGGTTTGTATTACACTGCTAATTGCTGTCTGTCTAGTAGAACTGTTAAATGAAAGCTGTTTCTTCAAAGTCAGTGTGAATAAACTTTTGCTTTTAGCCTCACAACCACTGTGGATGCActgaggaataaaaaaaactagAACAGATGTAGGTGATGAACTAGGTTGGTGTAAATTCAAAGTAaagtaacatttttattttattttttttaagtagcacCTATCAAGATGAATATCAAAAATGCTTCAcaacaaaaatgttaaaacatTCAAACAAATAGTTTCtaaaagcaagtttaaaaagagGAGTTTTTAGCTGCTTTTTGAAAGAGACCACCAATTTCACAGAtctcaggctcagggagagagACTTCCAGAGTCTGGAGGCCGCTGTCAAAAAAAACTCCGTCTCCTTTAGTTTTCAGCCGGCaggccctgatcacatgacctcaggggCCTGCTGTGGTCAGATGGATGTAAATTTTCTCTGATGTAAGTTTCTTCTTCTCCATGCAGAGCTCCAAAAGTTAAAACTAGACTAGACAGGTTAGACACACATTAGATAACTGTGGCCAGTTTTCTGGTCCCACCTTTGATTCATCAGCATGCTATTCTGAACTCATTTGAAATCACATAGCAAATTTAAAGCTAATTTATACAGGTGAATGCCTCTCTATTATTTTAAACCCACCATGTATTAGTGCTGCTCTGCCACCAACACAAGGCTCTCATTGCTGTAACCCGAAGTTACATTTGTCATATCTGATGGATTTTGTGGTATCGCTCATTTTTGACAAATA
This genomic interval from Oreochromis niloticus isolate F11D_XX linkage group LG5, O_niloticus_UMD_NMBU, whole genome shotgun sequence contains the following:
- the LOC106098728 gene encoding granzyme B-like, translated to MFALQHFMVIHVLTFLGQNGKLPLVLGSKIIDGKIAPDNEMLYMASVQDYRGNHVCGGFLVSEDFVMTAAHCDLNLKRVVLGNHNLTKAEKKMKIAKKYKHPNYKNVGHGYDIMLLKLSTPVQPSKRIQFIRLPFREMTLKENEKCQVAGWGKINTNGSVVDDLRVVDVSVISPQVCREEWGGLPSKIICAGGYKTPKGFCQGDSGGPLVCKGMAVGIVSYNRKIDKNLGQCDYPDRPNVYTDISKHLDWIRMILQGEKS